The genome window AACAGGGATCCTGAACTTTGAAGGGTTGAGAGCGGTAGGATGATGTGTATCCCATCGCTCTCATCTATTTAGGTGCATCATGTCTTTCCAGACGCTTGCAGTTGAGCCGGGTTCTGTTCGCACCTTTTACATTCCTGCTGGTGAGTTGTTCAGTGTTGTTGATCCAGAGGGAGGGCAATCCTTTGCCCTAGAGCTGGGAACCGGTGGTCCTTTAGAAGTCATTTCTAGTTCAGCCTTGGCCTTGGTCGCTGGAACGCAACTAACCCAGCCTGTCTGTGTGGATAGCCAGGAGCCCAATACGGGTTGCACCCTGCGTGCCCTGGCTGATGCCAACCTTCAGGTTGCCGTTCTGGCTCAGAAGCCTGCGTTAACCCCAGGAGCTTTTACACCAGCCACCCCTTTAAAAGTCACTGCTCCCCTGAATGATTTGCCGGCTCCTTTGGGTGAGGTTCTGGCGGAGTATCGAATTGAGCCTGCGACTGCGATTGCTTACTCGGTGCAGGCGGGACAATATATTCAAATCATCGATGTCGAAGGCAGTCAATGCTCTGATTTCTTAGCCTTTGCCGGTGAACATTTCGAACAGGAATTAGATGGCACCGCTACTCGGACTTTGAATGGTATCGCCGTCCCTCAAGCTGGTTTGCATAGCAAATATTTTTCCCAGCGCTTGCAGCCAATGTTTGAGGTAATTCAAGATACCTGTGGTCGCCATGATAGTTTTCTGCTGGCCTGCACCGATCGCTATTACGAAGACGCTGGCTACCCTGGTCACGTCAGTTGCAGCCAGAATTTCAACTTGGCTTTAGCCAGCCACGGCGTAACGCCTCGACCCGGTTGGCCGGCGGTCAATTTCTTCTTCAATACAGCTTCAGATGCGCAGGGCACGATTGCTTCAGGCGAATCTTGGTCGCGTCCTGGCGATTATGTTTTACTGCGAGCTAGCCAGGATTTATTGTGCGCTAGTTCCTCTTGCCCGGATGACATTGACCCAGCCAACGGCTGGCAACCTACAGCAATTCATGTCCGGATTTATGCCGCTGATGCTGGCTTTGAAAGTGCCTTGGGCAGACGGGTTTCTCCTGATCTACCCGTGCGCCTCACCCGTGGCAGTGCGTTCACGCCGCGCATTCGAACCCTGACCGATTATTTGGTGGAGTACAACGGTTTCTGGGTTCCCAATAGCTTTGCTAATTATGGCCCCCAGGCTGAATATTGGGCCTTGCGCGAACGGGCGGTCTTGCTGGATCTTTCAGCCCTGCGTAAGTTTGAAGTGTTTGGGCCAGATGCCGAACAGTTGTTGCAAATGGCCTTCTCGCGCAATGTTGCAGCGTTAGCGATTGGCCAGTCTGCCTACGGCTGTTTGCTCAATCCGCATGGCGGCATTATTGATGATGGCATTGTGTTTCGCTTGAGCGAGACGGCCTATCGCTATGTTGGCAATTGTGATACCGATGGCGATTGGTTACGGCGATTAGCTCAGCAGCAGCAATTGCGAGTTGGGGTGCGCTCATCCAGCGACTATCTGCACAACTTAGCGATTCAGGGGCCGCTGTCGCGCGATGTTTTGCGCCCCTTGGCAAAGTTAGATCCTGGTTTTGCTGCCAACTTATTAGATGAACTCGGTTACTTCCGATTCGCCACTGGCACGGTTGCTGATATCCCAGTTTTGATTTCCCGTACGGGCTATACGGGAGAACTGGGCTATGAGTTGTTTGTGCATCCTGGGCAGGGCGAAGCGCTGTGGGACGCATTGCTACAGGCAGGGGAGCCTGAAGGTCTCATGCCGATGGGAATGTTAGCATTGGAGCGGGCTCGAATTGAAGCAGGGCTTCTAGCGGCGGGCCGTGAATTTGATGATTTGATTTCTCCCTACCAGGCCGGTATCAGCTGGGCAGTTGCCTTGAAGAAACCGGAATTAATTGGTAAAGCAGCGCTGGAAAAACTGAAGGAGCGGCCACCCAAAGTAGCCGTTGGTCTGGTGTTAGAGGGCAATGAAGTTGCCGAACATGGTCAATGTATTTATCCGGTTGAGGAACGCTGGCGAGTGGGTGTAATCACCAGTGCAACCTTCTCACCCATTTTGAACAAAAGTATTGCTCTGGCTCAAGTTGCGCCTGAATATGCAACCCCAGGCAGTCAATTAGAAGTCGGGTTTGTTGATGGCATGAAACGCCGGGTTAAAGCCACGGTCGGGCCGTTAGCTGCTTATGATCCAACCAAGAGTCGGGTGCGAGCATGACGAGTGCCTCAATTGCGCAGCAGAATTGGCTGGACCTGACTGGCTATCAGTTATGGGATTTAGTTGGGATTGATGGTTTGCAGGTTACTACCAGCTTGGTAGGCGATCTAGCGGGGAGAATTGCTCCATTTCAATCTTTTGAGACCACGCTGGATCAGCAAGCCTGCTCGGTGTTGCGTTTGTGTGAGGGCAATTTTCGCTTTGGTTTGCAGGGCGATTCTACTTTTTTTGAGCAGGTTAATTTGGCAGACCAACGGGTTTGGCTGCGTCGCTGCAAGCAAATGACGGCGATTGCTATGCCTGAAGCTGAAGGTTTAGCGCTATTGCCAAAAATTGCAGTTGCTAAACTGCCGCACCGTTTGGAGGGACTGCAACCTAACTGTGCAGCTCCTAGCCGGATTGATGGCATCTCTGTTTTGATTTGGCGGCATCTTTACCAGGGTCAAGCAGTGTTTGAACTGCAAATGGCGGCTAAGGATGCTGCGACAATTCGAGCAATCTGTTGAATAAGTTGCCGTTGTGAGACATTGCCTTGTGATATCTGTCCACGTTTTTCTGGCGGCTTCGTAGCTTTTCAGGTTTCCATCATGCGTGGCACGAAGCCTTGCTGCATCAGAAGTTTGTGGAAGAACCGCTTGGCTGTTCTCACATCCCGCTGCTGCCGGAAAATATTGAAGTAGAAATGGGTCGCCTCTGACTACCTTGAGCTAGTGGTAATCAATGGGTCAGGCACTGGAAAGGAGCACTGCTTCAGCAGTGTAAACTGCCCTAAATCAGCATTATAAGCAAATACCTGGCCCGTCTCAATTTCGTACATCCAGGCATGCAGATTTAGTTGCTTGCTATGCAACTTAGAGCGAACGACCGGATAGGTTTCTAAATTCTCGATCTGCGTCAATACGTTCTGCTCAATCGCGATCTTGAGCAGCTGCTCGGGTTCCGTATACGCATAATTATCTAATACTAACCGTCGGGTCGCTTCCCCATGGCGCTTCAACCAGTCATAGACTAGTGGCATCTGCTCGGCCAGGCTACCAATCTGCAGCAACCCCTTCATAGCTCCACAGTGCGAATGACCACAAACAATAATGTCGCGCACACCCACCCCAGCAACCGCATATTCCACTCCGGCGGCTTCAGCACTGCTGGCAGCGCCATAGGAGGGGATGATATTGCCAACATTCCGCATCACGAAGAGTTCGCCTGGCTGAGACTGTGTAATCAGGCAGGGATCAATCCGCGAATCGGAACAAGTAATGAAGAGAACTTCTGGGGCCTGCCCGTTCGAGAGCCGTTCAAACAGTTCTCGATTGGTGGTGAAGTAGTCATCATGAAATGTGTTCAGTCCCTGGATCAGACCTGTTACTGACATAATCGATTCCTCATACTGGCAAGAATAGTCCTGTACTCGCGCTAGATCCTCAGGAGCCGACGCAGTTCTATCCTTCCCTTATTACAAAGGAATCGTAACACTTTCCGTAGTTTTGTGAAGAAAAGGCAGCAATTACAAGGCATTAAGTTCGACGGGTCTTCCATGAACTACCGTCTGCAGTTGCGACACTTGAAGCGCTGCTTACCGATATGGATACGACCGTTCTTCACAGTTTGAACACCGGTGCAAGTCGGGCAAGTTGGCATTACAAGGAATTAATTGAAATCGGTTGTTAAACTAGCCTCATTGCTTTTGCAGGGCTACCATTTCAGGCTGGGGCTTTAATCATTGACCGAAATCAAGTTTGTATAGGGCATCAATGAATGGCTGGTTTAAGACTGGACTGACCTCTAGTTCTCTGCTACTGTCGTGGCATTAAAGTTACAAAACTAACCAGCAAAGGAATTAGTGATGGCACTCCGCGAGCGCGTTCAGGAACTTCTGGATTTCTTGAAAACTAGTCCGCCCGCAGAGCAAGTATATGAGCGATTTTACGCTGAGGATGTAGTGGTTCAAGAGAACTTGCAGGCGCCTAGAGTTGGGCGAGCGATGAGTATTGAGCGACAGTTGCGCATGAATGCCAATGTGAAAGAGGTGCATGATTTCAAGATTGGCCCTGTCTTAGTGGATGGCGATCATTCAGTGGTTGAAATGCATATAGACTTGACAACTCTGGATGGTTATCGCATCCGGATTGAGGAGTTAGGCATGCAAACCTGGAAGGATGGGCTAATTGTTCGTGAACGTTTTTTCTATGACCCCAGTAGTTTTCAGGGCAAGTCTAAAGAAATTAATGATGTGCATTAGTTTCACTAGTAAGTGACAAGTTAGGTTCGTTTCGTAGGGATTCAGAATGGTCAAGCTTGTGTACTGCATTCGGAAACGGTCGGATTTAACCAGCGAGGAGTTTTACCACTACTGGCAACACAAACATGGTGCGTTGATCCGTAGCCTGGCTCAAAAGATTCGGGCTCAGAAGTATATCCAAAGCCACACGCTGGACACGCCGATTAATCAGGTACTGGTGCAATCGCGAGGGCTAGATCCAACACCACCCTATGACGGTGTGACTGAAATTTGGTGGGAAAGTATGGAAGAGTTTCTAGCCGGGGTAAATTCACCAGAAGGGATGGAAGCTGCTCAGCAGTACATTGCGGACGAGGCCAACTTCGTTGATTTTTCACAATCGCGCGCGCTCTTGGCTGAAGAGCACACGATCTTTGACTTTTCGGCAAAGGGTGAGAACTAGCTGAAGTTGGCGCGGTTCTTATTGAACCAAGAATTGAATCAAGATTGAATTAAAAGAGGCTGTTATGCAATTTTTGATGATCGCACGACCCCTTGAAGGCACACCTATCGAGACAATTTTGCCGTTGATTAAGCCTGAGGCGGCAAAGTCTTGGGAATATTATGCTGCGGGGCAAATCCGTTCCATGTACTACATTGCGGATATGAGCGGAGCTGTGTTTATTTGGGAAGCTCCCAGCCTTGAAGCTATGAATGAGTTAATCGCACAGATGCCGATGCATCAAACTGGCGCATTTCAGTTTGAAATTCTGCCCCTCAAGCCTTACACGGGTATCGAGTCATTATTCGCCAGCTCGGTCTAGGCGATCTCACTGCTGCTAACTGGGTGTAAAGGTCAGCAATGCCAACTTTTACACCCGTTTAGCTAGGTTTAGTTGGCTCCTGGCTTGCCAGTTTCTAAGCGAACAACCTCAGCCGGTTGAACACCAGTGGGCGGAGGTAAGAACATGCCACCATTGGTGACCACGTAGATTGCTGTGCGGTCACTGTTGGTGCGACCAAAGGCGAGTGCTGTACTGCCCGTTACACCTTGGGCTGCCTGAGCAATTGTGGTGACTTTTCCATCTGGTGCCATGCGTACTACGCTGTTGTAAATGTGGGTGGCACCGTACAAGTTACCTTCGGTATCAAAGGCAAAGTCGTCGATGTTGGCTTGCTGAGCAAAGACTTTGGGTTCTCCAGGTTCACCTCGTCCATTGAGGGAAATCTGCAATAACAGCATTTGATCGGTGTTGGAGACATACAACCTGCCTCGAAACACTTTGAGGCCATTGACGCCAGGAGTTTGGCTATTGGAACTGCGGCGAGCTAATAGGGGATGCTCTAGCCAAATGCGGGCACTGGGTTGAGTGATATCTAGCTCCCAAATTGCGCCCCGATAAGAATCAGCAATCAAATAGCGATTGCCTGAAAGCTGAGTCAAGCCATTGAGAAAAAGAGCATTGGGTAGGGTTAGCAACGTTTCTACAGTGCCACCATTGGCAATGCGAAAAACGGTAGGAACCTGACGATCATTCCAACCGGTGACTAAAAGACTGCCATCGGGCGCAAAGGCTAGAGCAGCTACTTTGCCATTGACCGTTGCATAGAGCGATTGCCTTCCCTCTGGCGTTATGCGGATGATTTTGCCGTCTTCGTGACTGGTGATATAGAGGGAACCATCTTTATCAACCACCAGGTTTTCTAAAAAGGTGTTGGTGGGAAAGGTTGCAATGGTTCGATTGGCGCTTAATTCAACTGGGGTGTTGGCATAAAGCGGTGGCAATTCTTGGGTAT of Leptolyngbya sp. FACHB-261 contains these proteins:
- a CDS encoding nuclear transport factor 2 family protein, translated to MALRERVQELLDFLKTSPPAEQVYERFYAEDVVVQENLQAPRVGRAMSIERQLRMNANVKEVHDFKIGPVLVDGDHSVVEMHIDLTTLDGYRIRIEELGMQTWKDGLIVRERFFYDPSSFQGKSKEINDVH
- a CDS encoding carbonic anhydrase, which gives rise to MSVTGLIQGLNTFHDDYFTTNRELFERLSNGQAPEVLFITCSDSRIDPCLITQSQPGELFVMRNVGNIIPSYGAASSAEAAGVEYAVAGVGVRDIIVCGHSHCGAMKGLLQIGSLAEQMPLVYDWLKRHGEATRRLVLDNYAYTEPEQLLKIAIEQNVLTQIENLETYPVVRSKLHSKQLNLHAWMYEIETGQVFAYNADLGQFTLLKQCSFPVPDPLITTSSR
- a CDS encoding EthD domain-containing protein produces the protein MVKLVYCIRKRSDLTSEEFYHYWQHKHGALIRSLAQKIRAQKYIQSHTLDTPINQVLVQSRGLDPTPPYDGVTEIWWESMEEFLAGVNSPEGMEAAQQYIADEANFVDFSQSRALLAEEHTIFDFSAKGEN
- a CDS encoding muconolactone Delta-isomerase family protein, which codes for MQFLMIARPLEGTPIETILPLIKPEAAKSWEYYAAGQIRSMYYIADMSGAVFIWEAPSLEAMNELIAQMPMHQTGAFQFEILPLKPYTGIESLFASSV
- a CDS encoding DUF1989 domain-containing protein — translated: MSFQTLAVEPGSVRTFYIPAGELFSVVDPEGGQSFALELGTGGPLEVISSSALALVAGTQLTQPVCVDSQEPNTGCTLRALADANLQVAVLAQKPALTPGAFTPATPLKVTAPLNDLPAPLGEVLAEYRIEPATAIAYSVQAGQYIQIIDVEGSQCSDFLAFAGEHFEQELDGTATRTLNGIAVPQAGLHSKYFSQRLQPMFEVIQDTCGRHDSFLLACTDRYYEDAGYPGHVSCSQNFNLALASHGVTPRPGWPAVNFFFNTASDAQGTIASGESWSRPGDYVLLRASQDLLCASSSCPDDIDPANGWQPTAIHVRIYAADAGFESALGRRVSPDLPVRLTRGSAFTPRIRTLTDYLVEYNGFWVPNSFANYGPQAEYWALRERAVLLDLSALRKFEVFGPDAEQLLQMAFSRNVAALAIGQSAYGCLLNPHGGIIDDGIVFRLSETAYRYVGNCDTDGDWLRRLAQQQQLRVGVRSSSDYLHNLAIQGPLSRDVLRPLAKLDPGFAANLLDELGYFRFATGTVADIPVLISRTGYTGELGYELFVHPGQGEALWDALLQAGEPEGLMPMGMLALERARIEAGLLAAGREFDDLISPYQAGISWAVALKKPELIGKAALEKLKERPPKVAVGLVLEGNEVAEHGQCIYPVEERWRVGVITSATFSPILNKSIALAQVAPEYATPGSQLEVGFVDGMKRRVKATVGPLAAYDPTKSRVRA
- a CDS encoding IS1 family transposase is translated as MPTCPTCTGVQTVKNGRIHIGKQRFKCRNCRR
- a CDS encoding SMP-30/gluconolactonase/LRE family protein translates to MSALGFSISAIAIPPANTQELPPLYANTPVELSANRTIATFPTNTFLENLVVDKDGSLYITSHEDGKIIRITPEGRQSLYATVNGKVAALAFAPDGSLLVTGWNDRQVPTVFRIANGGTVETLLTLPNALFLNGLTQLSGNRYLIADSYRGAIWELDITQPSARIWLEHPLLARRSSNSQTPGVNGLKVFRGRLYVSNTDQMLLLQISLNGRGEPGEPKVFAQQANIDDFAFDTEGNLYGATHIYNSVVRMAPDGKVTTIAQAAQGVTGSTALAFGRTNSDRTAIYVVTNGGMFLPPPTGVQPAEVVRLETGKPGAN